In Terriglobales bacterium, a genomic segment contains:
- a CDS encoding ankyrin repeat domain-containing protein, whose translation MVLVGAFASATSGAQQEAPPSPPARTAKLRPAKSAALAKRLLNVVYGGDLAAVAALLEQGADPNLAEDEDGVTALMAAVEARDVDMVTRLLDAGADVNAADAGGWTALMSAVETGDTDLIALLLARGADLHATDSNGWDALFVSVSAHQKEAALALLAAGADPDTKDWHGVALLMLATSNGEDELARTILDAPPLTAKGKNPEARLDAVVRQRLQARDESGWTALHHGVSRGRDGLIRYLLERGSEVDARTRAGWTPLMMAAENGDALTTSALLLRGAQANATAGDGTSPLLLAAIRGELRTVNALLAAKADPNAHRHDGRTPLIEASARGHAVVVEALLQAGADAEARTSSGASALDLASRLPDNAEVISLLQQAAAR comes from the coding sequence ATGGTGCTGGTGGGCGCGTTCGCGTCAGCCACCAGCGGGGCCCAACAGGAAGCTCCGCCTTCTCCACCCGCCAGGACAGCCAAACTCCGTCCCGCCAAGTCTGCCGCATTGGCGAAGCGCCTGCTGAACGTCGTGTATGGAGGCGACCTCGCGGCGGTGGCTGCGTTGCTCGAGCAGGGAGCCGATCCCAACCTGGCAGAAGATGAGGATGGCGTCACCGCGCTCATGGCGGCGGTGGAGGCGCGCGACGTGGATATGGTGACACGCCTTCTCGACGCCGGCGCCGATGTCAACGCCGCCGATGCCGGAGGGTGGACGGCGCTCATGTCTGCTGTCGAGACAGGTGACACGGATCTGATTGCGCTGCTCTTGGCGCGAGGCGCCGACCTGCACGCCACAGACAGCAACGGCTGGGACGCGCTGTTTGTTTCGGTATCCGCCCACCAGAAGGAAGCGGCGCTGGCGCTGCTCGCAGCCGGAGCAGATCCAGACACAAAGGACTGGCACGGCGTCGCACTGCTCATGCTGGCCACTTCCAATGGTGAAGATGAACTCGCGCGCACGATTCTGGACGCGCCTCCGCTCACCGCCAAGGGGAAGAATCCGGAGGCTCGTCTCGATGCGGTGGTCCGCCAGCGCCTGCAAGCGCGCGACGAAAGCGGCTGGACGGCATTACACCACGGCGTCTCCCGGGGACGGGATGGCCTGATCCGGTACCTGCTGGAGCGCGGCAGCGAAGTGGACGCTCGCACGCGCGCCGGCTGGACTCCCCTCATGATGGCTGCGGAAAACGGCGATGCACTGACCACCAGCGCCCTGCTCTTGCGCGGCGCGCAAGCCAATGCTACGGCCGGCGACGGCACCAGCCCGCTGCTGCTGGCCGCCATCCGCGGGGAGTTGCGTACCGTCAACGCCTTGCTTGCGGCCAAGGCAGATCCGAACGCGCACCGCCACGACGGCCGCACGCCCCTGATCGAAGCCTCGGCCCGCGGGCATGCTGTTGTGGTCGAGGCGCTGCTGCAAGCCGGCGCCGATGCGGAGGCGCGCACTTCCTCCGGCGCTTCCGCCCTGGATCTGGCCTCACGGCTCCCCGACAACGCGGAAGTGATCTCGCTTCTTCAGCAAGCCGCCGCGCGTTAG